The Bacteroidota bacterium genome has a window encoding:
- a CDS encoding phosphoribosylformylglycinamidine cyclo-ligase: MTGGDLYLSRGASASKEDVHNAIRKLDKGLFPKAFCKIVPDTLSGSEDHCLIMHADGAGTKSSLAYAYWKATGDLSVWKGIAQDAIVMNTDDLLCVGATDNILLSSTIGRNKRLIPGEVIQALIEGTEAICEQLRSFGIDIRLTGGETADVGDLVRTVIVDSTVVSRMRRDQVISNDRIRAGDVIIGLASYGQTSYETEYNGGMGSNGLTSARHDVFSKAVAEQFPETYDPELDPNVTYCGSRKLTDPVDIGNGKTMHAAKLVLSPTRTYAPVIRQVLAEMRQDIHGIVHCSGGAQTKVLHFVDGLHVIKDQLFAIPPLFNMIRESSGADWKELYKVFNMGHRMELYCEARHAERILAIATAFQLEAKVIGRCEAATENRLSLTTPEGVLVY, encoded by the coding sequence ATGACAGGCGGCGATTTATACCTTTCCCGTGGCGCCAGCGCTTCCAAGGAAGATGTGCATAACGCCATCCGCAAGCTCGACAAGGGCCTGTTCCCGAAAGCGTTTTGTAAGATCGTTCCCGACACCCTTTCGGGAAGCGAGGACCACTGCCTGATCATGCATGCCGATGGCGCCGGCACCAAATCCTCCCTTGCCTATGCCTATTGGAAGGCCACCGGCGACCTGAGTGTATGGAAAGGTATCGCCCAGGATGCGATCGTCATGAATACCGATGATCTCCTTTGCGTAGGCGCGACGGACAATATCCTGCTCTCCTCTACCATCGGACGCAACAAGCGACTGATTCCCGGGGAAGTCATTCAAGCCTTGATTGAAGGTACCGAAGCCATCTGCGAACAACTGCGTTCGTTTGGCATCGATATCCGGCTCACCGGAGGCGAGACCGCCGACGTGGGCGACCTGGTCCGTACGGTGATCGTTGATTCAACGGTTGTAAGTCGGATGCGCCGCGACCAGGTGATCTCCAACGACCGGATCCGTGCGGGTGATGTGATCATCGGGCTGGCTTCCTATGGACAAACATCCTACGAGACCGAATACAATGGCGGTATGGGCAGCAACGGCCTTACCAGCGCCCGACACGACGTCTTCTCCAAAGCCGTCGCGGAACAGTTCCCGGAAACTTATGACCCGGAGTTGGACCCCAACGTAACCTATTGCGGCAGCCGCAAGCTCACCGACCCGGTTGATATCGGCAACGGCAAGACGATGCATGCTGCCAAACTGGTTTTGTCACCCACACGTACCTATGCGCCGGTCATCCGCCAGGTGCTGGCCGAAATGCGACAAGACATTCACGGCATCGTGCATTGCAGCGGCGGTGCACAGACAAAGGTGTTGCATTTTGTCGACGGTCTGCATGTGATCAAAGACCAGCTTTTCGCCATTCCTCCGCTCTTTAACATGATCCGTGAATCCAGCGGAGCCGATTGGAAGGAACTGTACAAGGTCTTCAACATGGGCCATCGCATGGAGCTTTATTGCGAAGCCCGACATGCAGAACGCATCCTGGCCATTGCCACAGCCTTCCAACTGGAAGCGAAAGTGATCGGGCGATGCGAAGCGGCGACAGAAAATCGCCTCAGCCTGACCACACCGGAAGGCGTCTTGGTGTATTAG
- the prfA gene encoding peptide chain release factor 1 encodes MLEQLDAIKQRFFDVELAISSPDAVSDRKRFAQLNREYKDLKALVDKADEYRTVVSNLEHARQVVQNEKDEEFREMARLELDDLSARSTVLEEEIRQLLLPADPEDTKDAILEIRAGTGGDEASLFAGDLYRMYTRYCERRGLRVETVDFTEGTAGGFKEVILNIHGDSAYGILKYESGVHRVQRVPATETQGRIHTSAATVVVLPEADEFDVDIKANDIRKDLFCSSGPGGQSVNTTYSAVRLTHLPTGIVAQCQDEKSQIKNYEKALSVLRSRIYEMELNKRLEERAKKRKTMVSTGDRSAKIRTYNYPQSRVTDHRIGMTVYNLQAFVDGDIQDMIDALQVAENAERMKEGRG; translated from the coding sequence TTGTTAGAACAACTCGACGCTATCAAGCAACGCTTCTTCGACGTAGAGCTTGCCATCAGTTCGCCGGATGCCGTATCCGACCGTAAACGCTTTGCCCAGTTGAACCGGGAGTACAAAGACCTGAAAGCGTTAGTGGATAAAGCGGACGAATACCGGACAGTCGTCAGTAATCTCGAACATGCACGACAGGTTGTCCAGAACGAGAAAGACGAAGAATTCCGGGAAATGGCTCGCCTGGAACTTGATGACCTCAGCGCACGATCCACCGTTCTCGAGGAAGAGATCCGACAACTCTTATTACCCGCCGATCCCGAAGATACCAAAGACGCCATCCTGGAGATACGCGCGGGCACCGGCGGTGACGAAGCCAGTCTTTTTGCAGGCGACCTCTACCGCATGTACACGCGTTACTGTGAACGTCGTGGCTTGCGCGTCGAAACGGTTGACTTCACCGAAGGTACGGCGGGTGGGTTCAAGGAAGTGATCCTGAACATTCATGGCGATAGCGCATACGGAATCCTCAAATACGAATCCGGCGTGCACCGGGTCCAACGCGTGCCGGCGACGGAGACGCAAGGACGCATCCACACCTCGGCCGCCACGGTGGTCGTATTGCCGGAAGCCGATGAATTCGACGTGGACATCAAGGCGAACGATATCCGCAAGGACCTGTTCTGCTCCTCCGGCCCAGGCGGGCAATCGGTCAACACCACCTACTCCGCCGTCCGGCTGACACACCTTCCGACCGGTATCGTCGCGCAGTGTCAGGACGAAAAATCACAGATCAAGAATTACGAGAAGGCGCTATCCGTGCTTCGTTCACGCATCTACGAGATGGAATTGAACAAGCGACTGGAGGAACGTGCGAAAAAACGGAAGACCATGGTCAGCACCGGCGACCGCTCCGCCAAGATCCGCACGTACAATTATCCGCAAAGCCGGGTCACGGACCACCGGATCGGCATGACGGTTTATAACCTTCAGGCATTCGTCGACGGCGACATCCAGGACATGATCGACGCGCTACAAGTTGCAGAGAACGCGGAGCGGATGAAGGAAGGGCGTGGGTGA
- a CDS encoding class I SAM-dependent methyltransferase, whose product MKNISYKFRVVTNCDMCKSDSSNFKLLGRRMNRSQGLSPRNKVALITSIEKCKKCGLIFSNPQPIPLNIEDHYGMDPVEYWQEDYFKPNVNGNKAIIEKAILYGGKNGKILDIGIGIGLGMKAMLDVGLDVIGVEPSAEFRNYAISKTGIPGERIVLSPIENAKFPEDHFDYINMGAVLEHLADPSDSIKLALQWLKPGGKIEIEVPNAEWMVGKLFNLYYFLTLQPYVANISPMHPPFHLFEFNLKSFQLNGEISKYKIIHHHYFVGPTYLPAIFNRLMNKIMKITNTGMQLIVVLEKPR is encoded by the coding sequence ATGAAGAACATATCTTACAAATTTAGAGTTGTCACTAATTGCGATATGTGTAAAAGTGATTCTTCAAATTTCAAATTGCTTGGTAGGAGGATGAACCGGTCGCAGGGACTAAGCCCGCGAAACAAAGTAGCCTTAATTACATCGATCGAAAAATGTAAGAAGTGCGGATTGATTTTCTCTAATCCACAACCAATTCCATTAAACATTGAGGATCATTATGGGATGGACCCGGTAGAATACTGGCAAGAGGACTATTTCAAACCGAACGTCAACGGCAATAAGGCAATAATAGAGAAGGCGATTCTATATGGCGGAAAGAATGGAAAAATACTAGACATAGGAATTGGGATTGGATTAGGAATGAAAGCCATGTTGGATGTCGGTTTAGACGTAATTGGCGTCGAGCCTTCTGCGGAGTTTAGAAATTACGCAATATCCAAAACAGGCATTCCTGGTGAAAGAATCGTGCTCAGCCCTATTGAAAATGCCAAATTTCCCGAAGATCATTTTGATTATATCAACATGGGGGCCGTGCTTGAGCATCTAGCTGATCCATCCGACTCTATCAAATTAGCTCTCCAATGGTTAAAGCCTGGTGGTAAAATAGAAATCGAAGTTCCCAATGCGGAATGGATGGTGGGCAAACTTTTTAACTTGTATTATTTTCTCACGCTTCAACCCTATGTAGCCAATATTAGTCCTATGCATCCTCCATTTCATCTTTTTGAATTTAATCTGAAGTCGTTCCAATTAAACGGTGAAATAAGTAAATACAAAATCATTCACCATCACTATTTTGTCGGCCCGACCTATTTACCCGCAATTTTTAACAGGCTTATGAATAAAATCATGAAAATTACCAATACGGGAATGCAATTAATTGTAGTTCTTGAAAAACCAAGATAA
- a CDS encoding SDR family NAD(P)-dependent oxidoreductase, whose amino-acid sequence MTGWDHKALLKAQEELDPSGEKSVVIDLDVRSAESIQDAVRQFRRHFDRLDGLINNAGLLGESDGLTTTEWPELDELIETNVQGPLRVIRAFLPYLHKGSDTCIINLSSGMGASDSLHADYGPYRFSKYAINGLTRQLAEELREEAIAVHAVCPGWVRTDMGGASAPRSIHKGAETPVWLAVTPGLTTGMFWRDKAIIPW is encoded by the coding sequence ATGACGGGCTGGGATCACAAGGCCTTGTTGAAAGCGCAGGAAGAATTGGATCCATCGGGTGAAAAATCGGTGGTGATTGACCTCGACGTTCGCAGCGCTGAATCGATCCAGGATGCGGTACGACAATTCCGGCGACATTTCGACCGGCTGGACGGCCTGATCAACAACGCGGGTCTGCTGGGCGAGTCCGATGGTTTGACAACTACGGAGTGGCCGGAACTGGACGAGCTCATTGAAACCAATGTACAAGGCCCGCTGCGGGTGATTCGCGCCTTTCTACCCTATTTACATAAGGGATCCGACACCTGCATTATCAATCTCTCGAGCGGCATGGGCGCGTCGGACAGTCTTCACGCCGACTATGGCCCTTACCGGTTTTCCAAGTATGCCATTAACGGCCTTACACGTCAGCTTGCGGAAGAATTACGGGAAGAAGCGATCGCCGTGCATGCCGTATGTCCAGGCTGGGTGCGCACCGATATGGGCGGAGCATCAGCGCCACGCTCCATTCACAAGGGAGCTGAGACACCTGTTTGGCTGGCCGTAACACCCGGGCTCACTACAGGAATGTTCTGGCGAGACAAGGCGATCATTCCCTGGTGA